The nucleotide window ATTTTTTGCAAAGCTGGTAAGTTAACTGGGAAGATACGCTCTACACCAACTGCACCTGACATTTTACGGATTGTAAAAGTTTCTGTGTTACCAGTACCTCTTCTTTGAATAACAACACCTTTAAAAAACTGTGTTCTTGTTTTTTCACCCTCTTTAATTTCGTAGTAAACTGTGATTGTATCTCCAGCTCCGAAAACAGGGAAATCTTTTTTTGCTACGAATTCGTCTTGAACGAATTTCAATAAATCTGCCATTTTATTTTTATTTTATGGTTAAAAAGAGCAACATTCACGGATCTCGCCAGAGGTTGGTCTAAATTCGGGTGCAAATGTAGCTAAAATTTTCAATATACAAATTTCAAATTCCATTTTTTTAATAAGTCAATTGATTGGAATTTGGAATTTTAAAATTGTGATTTGTGACAATAGAATAAATCAGGGTTCCATTTTAGACGATTTTACTTTTTGAATAGTTTGTTTGATTTTTTCGTCT belongs to Flavobacterium gilvum and includes:
- the rplS gene encoding 50S ribosomal protein L19; translation: MADLLKFVQDEFVAKKDFPVFGAGDTITVYYEIKEGEKTRTQFFKGVVIQRRGTGNTETFTIRKMSGAVGVERIFPVNLPALQKIEINKKGHVRRARIFYFRELTGKKAKIKDKRR